The sequence TTCCTTGTGGGCCGGTCGTCCGGTCGGCGGCGTCCGGACGGGGTCGGGTGGTGGGTCCGGCCCAGGGCTACGGGCGAAAGAACAGCAGGTACGCGAAGGAGTACGAGCCGGCGGCGAGCGTTACCGTCGCGAGTCCGGTGACGAGCGCGCGCAGCAGCCTGTCCCGGCGCCGGTGGTGTCTCCCGAGGAGCGTGAGGGTTCCCACGATGCCGAACGGCGCGAGCGTGAACCCCAGCCAGTGGGCATCGACCATCGTGGGGCGGGGGACGAACACCATGACGAGTGGGTAGGCGAGACCGAGTGCCGCCAGCGGGTCGACTGCCCGTCGGAGCGAGACGCTGGTCACGCTCGCGAACGCAGCCACCCCGGCCCACACCGTCACCAGTTCCACGAACGCGATACCCACGAGGTTCATCGTCGGGTCGGCGGCGAAGCGAACACTATCGGCCAGGAAGGTGACCTCGAAGGGGTAGAACACGGCGGGTGGCGTCGCCATGAAGACGTCTCCGAACGGGTGCGTGAGGAGGCCGACGAGCGCTCCACCGAGGATCGCTCGCACTCCGAGCGACGTGCGACCCGCGACGACGAGGCCGAGGACGGTGGCCCCCAGCAGGACCAGCCCGATGGCGAGCATCTCGCTCGCTGCGCCGACGACTCGCGCCACCGAGACGAGGCCGACCGTCGCCACGAGACCGATTCCGATAGCCCCGAGTGATCCCGTCTTCGATCCAGCCCCCGCCGTCCGTCGAGCGTGGACGACGGCCGTGAGAACGACGGCGACGCCCACTCCACCGACGAGCGTGTGCGAGAGACCACGGTGGATGGCGGTCGAGGCGCTCCACAGGCCGTCCCAGGAGGCGGTCGCCGGTCCCCCGAGGCTGTCGGCGTAGGCGACCGCCGCCACGAGCAGGTCGAGATCCGGTAGTATCGCGCTTGCACCGGCCACGACACCGATAGCGAGGGCGGTCGCGTCGTTCGCGCCGAGACGGCGGGCCACCACGACCCCGATGGCGAACGCGGCGAACTCGTGACCGACGAACATCTATGCCCCCCTTCGCGGGGCGACGACGTGTGTGTTGTGGGTACCGTCCAACTCGTCGGGGTGGGGGGTGGGGCCAGGGGAGTGCAGGAGATTACCTCTGGTAGCCCCGATACCGGGGGAGAACCTTCATGATTGTTGGCATACAGGCTAGCGGAGTGTGTACCATAGATGAGCATGGTGTACGTCAGATTCCGCCTCGACCATCCCATCTTCCGGGAGACCCTCCGACAGGTTCCCGAGGCGGAACTCCAGTGGGTGCGAAACACTCCCACGTCTACGGGGTCTCGACTCCTGTTCTGGGCGTCCGTCGAGGACGGTGACGCCTTCCGCCGGGCCGTGGCCGACGATCCGACTGTCGAGGAGGTAGTACGTACGATTCCGGTCGACGACCGCTACCTCTGCCAGGTCGAACTGACCGAGTCGGGTACCGACACCGACCTCTATCCCATCCTCCTCGACACCGCGAGTGTGGTACGTGATGCCACCGTTACCGTCGATGGGTGGGACTGTCACTTCGGATTCGCCGATTCGGCAGCCATCGCCCGGTTTTTCGATACGGCTCGGGAGCAGGGGATCGACTTCGAGATCGACCGGGTGTACGAACCGCGGCGGAGCGACGACTTCGATACTGGACTGACGGCTGCCCAGCGCGAGGCGCTCGTCACCGCGCTGGAACTGGGGTATTTCGAGGTGCCGCGAACGGAGGGACTCGAGACGCTGGGCGAAAAACTCGATATCTCCGACACGGCGGCGTCCGAGCGGATCCGACGCGGGACCCGGTCGCTCATCACCAACGTCGTGCTTCCGGATATCGAGTCAGCGGACGAGCTATCGGGGCAATGACCCGGAAAACGATGAGAATCCGAACCGGTGGGGCCGACACGGGGCCGGTACCGGTCGGTTCGTCTCGCGAGCATCCTCTCCTCCCGCGCTCCCCCAGCGTGGATTTCGGGTACAGCCACAACAAGCGGTTGCTTGAATCACGAGGGTGTTTACGTCAGTGACGACCGACGGTGGACTCTATTGGGTACGTCCCACCGCCGACGGTCGTGTTTCGCCGGCCGATCACGGAACCGCGACAATTTTCCCGCCGGTCGTGTCGAGTGGCCTCCTCACCCCTGGTTGGTGAGTTCGTCGGTCGGGTAGATGCGATAGGTCCGTCCCTGTCGTTCGCGGCTGAGGAGGCCGCGCTTCTCCAGGTCGCTCACGGTCTGGCTCACCTTGCTCTTCGAGAAGTCGGCGCGGTCGCGGAGTGCGATCTGGGTCACCCCGGGCGATTCGATCACCGGTTCGAGGATCCGTCGTTCGTCCTCGGGGAGGACGTCCAGCACCGACGGCCGGGACGACACCCCGGCCGACTCCTGCCCATTCGCTGTCGATTCGGAGTCGGCACCGTCATCCTGCTCCTCGGTCGTGGCGGTCTCGGACCCTGTTCCAGCGACGTTCTCGGCACCATCCACCACGCCATCGGTTGCGGTGTGTGCCGCCGACGGTGACCGTTCGAACCGCGGGGCGGTCTGTCGCGTCCTCTCCTCGCGAACGACGACGTACCCGACCCCGATGATCGCGACGACCGCGACGGTCCCGAAGAGGATCCAGATGGGGGAGGGACCGGTGGACATCGAGGTGGTCATCATGCCGTTCATCATCATCCCCGAACTGGCCCGTTGGGACGCCTGCCAGGCCTGCCAGGAGGCGATGAGACCGGCGATGACGACCAGGGCGATGGCGCCACCGACGACGACGTCGGCCGTCCGTCGTTTCACTGTGTGCTACCTCGTTCTCCTTCAGTAGGCCGTCCCGCGGTTACAATGTGTCGGTCTGGCGTCGTTCAGGCGGTAACGAGTTCGGCGCTCTTTCCATCGCTGGTCTCCAGGAGCCCTTCCTGAAGGGCGGTCGTGATCTCCGTCTCGTCCCAGGTGGCGGTGCGCTGGATCCGATCGCCGTCGTCGATCTCGAGGGTGACGCTGCCGTCCTCGTGGACCTCGCTGACCGTGAACGTCGCGTCGGTCTTGTCGAACAGTTCGTCGCCGGCGGTGAGCGCATGTTCTGGCATACTGACAGCTACGCGCTCCGCCCACATACCGATTGCCACCGCCTCGGTTTCCGCCGCAAGCGGGCGCCCGCGAAGGGGCGAATCCCGCGGGCAGGCCAGCCGTTTCACCCCATGCGATCGTAGGATGGTCCATGACCGATCCAACGGAGCGGAACCGCCTCGAGGACGAGGAGAGCCCGTACCTCCAGGCCCACGCCGACAATCCCGTCAACTGGCAGCCCTGGGACGACGCGGCTCTCGAGGCCGCACGCGAACGGGATGTTCCCATCTTTCTCAGCATCGGCTACTCGTCGTGTCACTGGTGTCACGTCATGGCCGAGGAGTCCTTCGAGGACCCCGCCGTCGCCGAACGGTTGAACCGGGAGTTCGTGCCCATCAAGGTCGACCGCGAGGAGCGACCGGATATCGACAGCATCTACATGACCGTCTGTCGGCTGGTCTCCCAGGGTGGCTGTGGCTGGCCGCTGTCGGTCTGGCTCACCCCAGATGGCCGCCCCTTTTTCGTCGGGACGTACTTCCCGAACGAGGCACAACACGGCCGTCCGGCATTCGGTGACCTCCTCGACGATATCTCGGCGTCCTGGGAGACCGACCGTGACGACCTCGAAGCCCGGGCGGAGCAGTGGCTGGCGGCAGCGAAGGGTGAACTCGAAGACGTGCCGATTCCCTCGGAGAAGACGCCCGGCAGCGACCTCCTCGAACGAGCCGCCGATTCGTTCGTCCAGCAAGCCGACCGAACCTACGGCGGATTCGGCCGGGGGCAGAAATTCCCCCAGGTCGGCCGACTCCTCGCCCTGGCGCGGGTCGCCGACCGGACCGGTGACGAGGAGGCGCGAGCGGTCCTAACGGAATCCCTCGATGCCATGGCCGAGGGCGGACTCCGCGACCAGCTCGGGGGCGGCTTCCACCGCTACTGCGTCGATCGGAACTGGACGGTCCCGCACTTCGAGAAGATGCTCTACGACAACGCCGAGATTCCGCGGGCCTTCCTCGCCGGTTATCAGTTGACCGGCGAGGAGCGCTACGCCGACGTCGTCGCGGAGACCGTGGACTTCGTCGACCGCGAACTCCGGCACCCCGACGGTGGCTTCTACAGCACCCTCGACGCCAGGAGTCCCCCACCGGGCGACCGGGAAACCGAGGGACGTGGCGAGGAAGGGGTGTTCTACACGTGGACGCCCCAGTCGGTCACGGTAGCGATGGACGAGAAGGCCGCAATCGACGATTCAGACGCCGCGGCCGGAGTGCTCGCCGACCTGTTCTCGGCACGCTTTGGCGTGACCGAGACGGGGAACTTCGAGGGGCAGTCGGTTCTCACGCAGTCGACGTCCGTCGCGGAACTGGCGGACGACTTCGACCGCGACGAGGAGACGGTCGAGTCACTGCTGGCGGTGGCGGCGGGGCGGGCCCGCGCCGCACGGGACGACCGCCCACGGCCACCCCGCGACGAGAAGGTGCTGGCCGGCTGGAACGGCCTGCTGATCACCACGCTCGCCGAGGCCGCACTCACACTCGACGACGAGCGATACGCGAGGATGGGGACCCAGGCACTCGCATTCGTCCGCGACCACCTCTGGGACGGCGAGACGCTCGCGCACCGCTACAAGGACGGCGACGTCACGGGAGAGGGCTACCTCGAGGACTACGCCTTCCTCGCCCGCGGCGCCCTCGCACTCCACGGTGCGACCGGGGACCTCGAGCCGCTCGCCTTCGCGCTCGACCTGGGCCGAGCCATTCGGGACCGCTTCTGGGACGATGCCCAGGAGACGCTCTTCTTCACGACCGAGCAGGGTGATGGGCTCCCGGTTCGGCCCCAGGAGGTCTCGGATCAGTCGACGCCCTCGAGTACCGGGGTCGCGGTCGCGGTGCTCTCGGCGCTCGACGCCTTCGACCCCGACGGCGGCTTCGCCTCGGTGGCCGAGCGCGTGCTCAGGACACACGCCGAATCGATACGGGAGGCCCCGGGTCAGTATTCGACGCTGGCACTCGCAGCGGACGACCACGCACTGGGCCACCTCGAGGTGACGATTGCCGCCGAAACCATCCCCCGCGGGTGGCGGCAGATGCTTGGCGAGCAGTACGTCCAGGCCCGCTTGCTCACCCGGCGGCCCCCGGACGACGAGACGCTCGCCGAGTGGCTCGAAGCACTCTCACTCGACGAGGCACCGCCGATCTGGGCGGGTCGTGCGGCCCGAGACGGCCCGACCGCGTTCGTCTGCCGGCAGGCCTGTTCACCGCCGCTCCAGGAGGTGGCCCATATCCAAGAGTGGATCGACGAGTTCCGACCGGTCGGCTGACGGGGACGGCCGGCCGACTGCCGACGCTCCTACCCGAACGTGACCGTCTTCGTCGACGATTCGACGATGTCGAGCAGGTCGTCCATCGTCGAGTGTGGTCTGAGGTCGGTCGGTTCGAGGTCGCGGGAGTCCATGCACGTCCCGCACGCGTCGAGTTCGCCACCGTTGCGCTGGTACTTGATCATGGCTCCGTGAACGTTGACGCCGTCTCCTCGCAGGTCGGGGGCCTCGACGCCATCTCCCAGCAGGAAGGTCCGCACGTCGTGGCCAGCGTCCAGTGCGGTGTTCGCGAAGCGGAACCCGTTCCAGATCGTTCCGGGGTCGTTCGTCTCCACGATGATGCCGATCTCCATGCTGGGCCGAACGGGGACGTCCCTGGAAGGTGTATCGGTCGTGGCGGACCCCTCTCCTATCTATCCATCGCGTCGATGGCCTCGACGAGCGTCGCTATCTCCGCCTCGCCGTCCTCGAGAACGTTCTGCCCGTGAGCCGTCAGTACCGTCTCGACGTCGTGGCCGCTGAGCAGGGAGACGCTCTCGAGAGTCTGGGCCGTGTCGGCGTTCAACTCGTCTGCCAGTGGCGCCAGTGCACCGGGCCAGTCCCCGTCCATGGCGAACGCGGAGTCGCTCCCACAGACCGCGTC is a genomic window of Halanaeroarchaeum sp. HSR-CO containing:
- a CDS encoding thioredoxin domain-containing protein — translated: MTDPTERNRLEDEESPYLQAHADNPVNWQPWDDAALEAARERDVPIFLSIGYSSCHWCHVMAEESFEDPAVAERLNREFVPIKVDREERPDIDSIYMTVCRLVSQGGCGWPLSVWLTPDGRPFFVGTYFPNEAQHGRPAFGDLLDDISASWETDRDDLEARAEQWLAAAKGELEDVPIPSEKTPGSDLLERAADSFVQQADRTYGGFGRGQKFPQVGRLLALARVADRTGDEEARAVLTESLDAMAEGGLRDQLGGGFHRYCVDRNWTVPHFEKMLYDNAEIPRAFLAGYQLTGEERYADVVAETVDFVDRELRHPDGGFYSTLDARSPPPGDRETEGRGEEGVFYTWTPQSVTVAMDEKAAIDDSDAAAGVLADLFSARFGVTETGNFEGQSVLTQSTSVAELADDFDRDEETVESLLAVAAGRARAARDDRPRPPRDEKVLAGWNGLLITTLAEAALTLDDERYARMGTQALAFVRDHLWDGETLAHRYKDGDVTGEGYLEDYAFLARGALALHGATGDLEPLAFALDLGRAIRDRFWDDAQETLFFTTEQGDGLPVRPQEVSDQSTPSSTGVAVAVLSALDAFDPDGGFASVAERVLRTHAESIREAPGQYSTLALAADDHALGHLEVTIAAETIPRGWRQMLGEQYVQARLLTRRPPDDETLAEWLEALSLDEAPPIWAGRAARDGPTAFVCRQACSPPLQEVAHIQEWIDEFRPVG
- a CDS encoding helix-turn-helix domain-containing protein, with product MSMVYVRFRLDHPIFRETLRQVPEAELQWVRNTPTSTGSRLLFWASVEDGDAFRRAVADDPTVEEVVRTIPVDDRYLCQVELTESGTDTDLYPILLDTASVVRDATVTVDGWDCHFGFADSAAIARFFDTAREQGIDFEIDRVYEPRRSDDFDTGLTAAQREALVTALELGYFEVPRTEGLETLGEKLDISDTAASERIRRGTRSLITNVVLPDIESADELSGQ
- a CDS encoding metal-dependent hydrolase; its protein translation is MFVGHEFAAFAIGVVVARRLGANDATALAIGVVAGASAILPDLDLLVAAVAYADSLGGPATASWDGLWSASTAIHRGLSHTLVGGVGVAVVLTAVVHARRTAGAGSKTGSLGAIGIGLVATVGLVSVARVVGAASEMLAIGLVLLGATVLGLVVAGRTSLGVRAILGGALVGLLTHPFGDVFMATPPAVFYPFEVTFLADSVRFAADPTMNLVGIAFVELVTVWAGVAAFASVTSVSLRRAVDPLAALGLAYPLVMVFVPRPTMVDAHWLGFTLAPFGIVGTLTLLGRHHRRRDRLLRALVTGLATVTLAAGSYSFAYLLFFRP
- a CDS encoding MarR family transcriptional regulator, whose product is MKRRTADVVVGGAIALVVIAGLIASWQAWQASQRASSGMMMNGMMTTSMSTGPSPIWILFGTVAVVAIIGVGYVVVREERTRQTAPRFERSPSAAHTATDGVVDGAENVAGTGSETATTEEQDDGADSESTANGQESAGVSSRPSVLDVLPEDERRILEPVIESPGVTQIALRDRADFSKSKVSQTVSDLEKRGLLSRERQGRTYRIYPTDELTNQG
- a CDS encoding DsrE family protein, with the translated sequence MEIGIIVETNDPGTIWNGFRFANTALDAGHDVRTFLLGDGVEAPDLRGDGVNVHGAMIKYQRNGGELDACGTCMDSRDLEPTDLRPHSTMDDLLDIVESSTKTVTFG